Proteins found in one Anopheles aquasalis chromosome 3, idAnoAquaMG_Q_19, whole genome shotgun sequence genomic segment:
- the LOC126577424 gene encoding protein charlatan isoform X1, producing MTTLLPTSQSTGVEAYEDMFKEITRKLYGDEATAHGLYPHNTQVAQLAPGAPSAPPDGGERSFTTLTQIGYDAATGTGQQQQQQQQQPQQQHPQQQSSQVASGDAFKAGEHISTAFGLAALMQGGFPPPGTILNPVNFPPGTSKTPTNISGPSGEDRWAGHHQQQASADEQGSWHAGKHSASPATSSYRGKSYKKPKTERHDGGSPVTAGGLNIPSTADRSKGNNGGGASGGYSATGASTSTVAAAATGSTGGGVTPIKRYTCSSCPYTTDRRDLFTRHENIHKEEKPFQCYACLKPFNRADHVKKHFLRMHRELEYDIAKTRRYPPGTSSSSTSSSSSSASASVSAGSSGTKSGAYYSSAANGSGAGGGGTHASTVTSTSSAAASSSLAAMPLNIPSTGSYTSGGGGGGLSSHVLDHHAMLNSGHSSHLLQLQQAHHQHQQQQQQQQHHSVQTSPHALQSISVKQEKTTTLLNTSGSSVGSLGEDKSFPKKVKGEKKFSCAFCPWAGTDNWGLKRHLNTHTKPYVCLLCDYKAARSERLATHVFKVHNRKACGKCNFIADDQSQLDAHLHEAHPHEATKASNISSNNNNNNSSSNSNGGKGGAAALTQHQHPLHHHHLHHHHHSQHLPPPALPPPSVSAGGVVVPSGSSSASSSSSSSSSNSNAAVLRNLGNAFPSNNLPTNIPTTGNGFGNGPSNGHYHATNLHHAATGNVLTNSNAANLIDTINQHLAATTAAGTHQHQQQQQHHHNHHNRIAWRRRRGAELLYSYLEADGSDSGDYARLLHMQAVGRNKASVTQDFHNAGGGDYNGINGHASPPSSSPSAKAATMDRKNGANTEGSDGGSVKIPATSSLASLLGGDQLSFLQLLATAAVAQQHLQLQSGQHNKKQHQQHQQPHLIQPKQPSMTNGSYSSPMASSPPATSTPHQHQHNSSSSSSISNNAHSTNGGTLVAAQPLPLVKRRRTTNNELSNDKENLLYRKTTMASGVIVNNSSLIANGVTIAATASLPTITNGRNGVKNGHHHHHHHHNNNNNNNSSTNNKNINDIFDKVYKKPQSTFAKQQPILRTAPPSAIEEDGTGPPPPPVATDYTDPANQYGTEKFSLAEFLKNHTEVSISTVGGAAVTNTGKEDGKANRTAPPLSSPSIDDVEEEGHDSSCSGSSSSSSSFTSSSRKRKADNGERNPRKQQQPRRIDGFEVRVEPVAVKTEPSPSITPPPAPEPQVAPRAMLKVLSPAEVVSKLEERKERDHAVQRLSESEEEQKKKVEAEKSSTKVEKAKNHDSKPADEANTQESPSKLADIRDKHMIQLVTRRLCCRICQHKGALEHLDNCHYHSKISLLLHTRWRHQQQRGSPIRCRQCDNQFPRLYKLILHQKLTGHKGTIDKSVNDGGTEPDAINSEDQGHGVLPKKQRKRKPRSQCFTRRRK from the exons ATGACCACGCTCCTGCCGACGTCTCAATCGACCGGGGTTGAGGCGTACGAGGACATGTTCAAGGAGATCACCCGGAAGCTGTACGGTGACGAGGCGACGGCCCACGGCCTCTACCCGCACAACACCCAGGTCGCGCAGCTAGCACCGGGTGCACCGTCGGCCCCACCGGACGGTGGTGAACGGTCCTTCACCACCCTCACGCAGATCGGTTACGACGCAGCGACCGGtaccggtcagcagcagcagcagcagcagcaacaaccgcaacaacaacatcctcaGCAGCAATCATCGCAAGTGGCCAGCGGTGACGCGTTCAAGGCCGGTGAACACATTTCGACCGCATTCGGACTGGCCGCACTGATGCAGGGTGGCTTTCCACCTCCCGGGACCATCCTGAACCCGGTCAACTTCCCACCGGGCACCAGCAAAACGCCGACAA ACATTTCGGGACCATCCGGTGAAGATCGATGGgctggccatcatcagcagcaggcgtcAGCAGACGAGCAAGGATCCTGGCACGCTGGTAAACACTCGGCCAGTCCGGCAACGTCCTCGTATCGTGGAAAATCgtacaaaaaaccgaaaacggaacggcACGACGGTGGTTCACCGGTGACGGCCGGTGGCTTGAACATACCGAGCACGGCCGACCGGAGCAAGGGAAATAATGGGGGTGGCGCCAGTGGTGGCTACAGTGCCACTGGTGCTTCCACTTCAacagtggcggcagcagccactggcagcaccggtggcggtgtaaCACCGATCAAACGGTACACCTGTTCCAGCTGCCCGTACACGACGGATCGGCGCGATCTGTTTACGCGCCACGAAAACATTCACAAGGAGGAGAAACCGTTCCAGTGTTACGCCTGCCTCAAACCGTTCAATCGGGCCGACCACGTGAAGAAACACTTTCTCCGGATGCACCGGGAGCTGGAGTACGATATCGCCAAAACACGGCGCTATCCACCGGGAACATCATCCTCGTccacgtcatcatcgtcgtcgtcggcgtcggcgtcggtaTCCGCTGGTTCGTCTGGTACGAAAAGCGGCGCCTACTACTCGTCGGCTGCTAATGGCAGTGGTGCTGGGGGAGGAGGAACGCATGCCAGTACGGTTACGAGCACCAGTAGCGCGGCCGCTAGTTCCTCTTTGGCTGCGATGCCACTCAACATACCATCCACCGGTAGCTAcactagtggtggtggtggaggtggtctATCGTCGCATGTCCTTGATCATCATGCGATGCTAAACAGTGGCCACTCGAGCCATCTGTTGCAGCTTCAGCAGgctcaccatcagcaccagcagcagcagcaacagcaacagcatcacagcGTACAAACGTCACCTCATGCACTGCAGTCGATTAGCGTGAAGCAGGAAAAGACGACCACACTGCTGAACACGTCCGGCAGTTCCGTGGGCAGTCTCGGTGAGGACAAATCTTTCCCCAAGAAGGTGAAAGGGGAGAAGAAGTTCTCTTGCGCCTTCTGTCCCTGGGCGG GTACTGATAACTGGGGTCTGAAGCGACAtctaaacacacacaccaaaccGTACGTGTGTCTCCTGTGTGACTACAAAGCGGCCCGATCGGAACGGTTGGCAACGCACGTGTTCAAGGTGCACAACCGGAAGGCGTGCGGCAAGTGTAACTTCATCGCCGACGATCAGTCCCAGCTCGACGCTCATCTGCACGAAGCCCA TCCACACGAAGCTACGAAAGCTAGTAACataagcagcaacaacaacaacaacaacagcagcagcaacagcaacggtggcaaAGGTGGTGCTGCCGCCCTGACCCAACATCAACATccccttcatcaccatcatcttcatcaccatcatcattcgcaaCATCTGCCGCCACCggcactgccgccaccgtcggtgtccgccgggggggtggtggtccccagtggcagcagcagcgccagcagtagcagcagcagcagcagcagcaatagcaatgCGGCAGTCCTGCGTAATCTGGGTAATGCATTTCCGTCGAACAATCTGCCCACCAACATTCCGACCACTGGGAATGGCTTTGG TAACGGCCCATCGAATGGCCACTATCATGCCACTAACCTCCATCATGCGGCCACCGGTAACGTACTGACGAACAGTAATGCCGCCAATCTAATCGATACGATCAATCAACATcttgctgcaacaacagcagcaggaacacaccagcatcagcaacagcagcagcaccatcacaaccaccacaacaggATAGCTTGGCGACGGAGACGTGGTGCCGAACTGCTCTACAGCTATCTCGAGGCGGACGGAAGCGACTCCGGGGACTATGCACG cctTTTACACATGCAAGCGGTCGGACGTAATAAGGCTTCAGTCACGCAGGATTTTCATAACGCGGGAGGCGGAGACTACAACGGTATTAACGGCCACGCAagtccaccatcatcatcaccctcgGCGAAGGCGGCGACGATGGACAGGAAGAACGGCGCTAATACCGAAGGCAGCGATGGTGGCAGTGTCAAGATACCGGCGACGTCGTCGCTGGCCTCGCTGCTCGGTGGCGATCAGCTTTCGTTCCTACAGCTTCTGGCAACGGCGGCCGTCGCccagcagcacctgcagctTCAATCCGGTCAGCATaacaagaagcagcaccagcagcatcaacagccaCATCTCATCCAGCCCAAACAACCATCGATGACGAACGGTTCGTACTCCTCACCGATGGCTTCGTCGCCTCCCGCGACCTCAACaccacatcagcatcagcacaacagcagcagcagcagcagcatcagcaacaacgcgCACAGTACAAATGGTGGCACTCTCGTCGCCGCACAGCCATTACCCCTGGTCAAGCGACGCCGGACGACCAACAATGAATTATCGAACGACAAGGAGAACCTACTTTACCGCAAAACCACCATGGCCAGTGGTGTGATCGTGAACAACAGCAGCCTGATCGCGAACGGTGTAACAATCGCGGCTACTGCTAGCCTACCCACGATCACCAATGGACGCAATGGTGTTAaaaatggccatcatcatcatcatcaccatcacaacaacaacaacaacaacaatagcagcaccaacaataAGAATATAAACGATATTTTTGATAAAGTGTATAAGAAACCACAGAGCACGTTTGCGAAACAGCAGCCGATCctgcgcaccgcaccaccgtcCGCGATCGAGGAGGATGGCACCGGTCCCCCGCCACCCCCGGTGGCCACTGATTACACCGATCCGGCGAACCAGTACGGGACGGAGAAGTTTTCTTTGGCCGAGTTCCTAAAGAACCATACCgaggtttcgatttcgacCGTCGGTGGAGCTGCTGTAACGAATACGGGCAAGGAGGATGGAAAGGCGAACcgtacagcaccaccactctcCTCGCCCTCGATCGACGACGTTGAGGAAGAGGGTCACGATAGTTCCTGCTCCGGTTCCAGCTCCTCGAGCTCCTCCTTCACTTCCTCCTCCCGGAAGCGCAAGGCCGACAACGGTGAGCGTAATCCgcgcaaacaacagcaaccgcggCGAATTGACGGGTTCGAGGTACGGGTGGAACCGGTGGCAGTGAAAACAGAACCATCGCCTTCGATaacaccacctccagcaccggAACCGCAGGTAGCGCCACGGGCTATGCTGAAAGTCCTGTCACCGGCCGAAGTAGTCAGCAAGCTAGAGGAGCGAAAGGAACGTGATCACGCGGTGCAGCGGCTATCCGAGtcagaggaggagcagaagaagaaagttgaAGCGGAAAAATCATCAACGAAAGTAGAAAAGGCGAAGAATCACGACAGCAAACCGGCGGACGAAGCGAACACACAAGAGAGTCCCAGCAAGCTGGCCGATATACGGGATAAGCATATGATACAGCTCGTCACACGGCGGCTCTGCTGCCGTATCTGCCAGCATAAAGGTGCGCTGGAGCATCTGGACAATTGTCATTATCACAGCAAGATCTCGCTTCTGCTTCACACTCGCTggcgccatcagcagcagcgcggcagCCCGATCCGGTGCCGCCAGTGTGACAACCAGTTCCCGCGGCTCTACAAGCTTATCCTGCACCAGAAACTAACCGGCCATAAGGGTACCATCGATAAGTCGGTGAATGATGGTGGTACCGAACCGGATGCCATCAACAGCGAAGACCAAGGGCACGGGGTTCTACCAAAGAAGCAGCGAAAGCGCAAACCACGCAGCCAGTGCTTTACGCGACGCCGGAAGTGA
- the LOC126577424 gene encoding protein charlatan isoform X2, whose translation MTTLLPTSQSTGVEAYEDMFKEITRKLYGDEATAHGLYPHNTQVAQLAPGAPSAPPDGGERSFTTLTQIGYDAATGTGQQQQQQQQQPQQQHPQQQSSQVASGDAFKAGEHISTAFGLAALMQGGFPPPGTILNPVNFPPGTSKTPTNISGPSGEDRWAGHHQQQASADEQGSWHAGKHSASPATSSYRGKSYKKPKTERHDGGSPVTAGGLNIPSTADRSKGNNGGGASGGYSATGASTSTVAAAATGSTGGGVTPIKRYTCSSCPYTTDRRDLFTRHENIHKEEKPFQCYACLKPFNRADHVKKHFLRMHRELEYDIAKTRRYPPGTSSSSTSSSSSSASASVSAGSSGTKSGAYYSSAANGSGAGGGGTHASTVTSTSSAAASSSLAAMPLNIPSTGSYTSGGGGGGLSSHVLDHHAMLNSGHSSHLLQLQQAHHQHQQQQQQQQHHSVQTSPHALQSISVKQEKTTTLLNTSGSSVGSLGEDKSFPKKVKGEKKFSCAFCPWAGTDNWGLKRHLNTHTKPYVCLLCDYKAARSERLATHVFKVHNRKACGKCNFIADDQSQLDAHLHEAHLLHMQAVGRNKASVTQDFHNAGGGDYNGINGHASPPSSSPSAKAATMDRKNGANTEGSDGGSVKIPATSSLASLLGGDQLSFLQLLATAAVAQQHLQLQSGQHNKKQHQQHQQPHLIQPKQPSMTNGSYSSPMASSPPATSTPHQHQHNSSSSSSISNNAHSTNGGTLVAAQPLPLVKRRRTTNNELSNDKENLLYRKTTMASGVIVNNSSLIANGVTIAATASLPTITNGRNGVKNGHHHHHHHHNNNNNNNSSTNNKNINDIFDKVYKKPQSTFAKQQPILRTAPPSAIEEDGTGPPPPPVATDYTDPANQYGTEKFSLAEFLKNHTEVSISTVGGAAVTNTGKEDGKANRTAPPLSSPSIDDVEEEGHDSSCSGSSSSSSSFTSSSRKRKADNGERNPRKQQQPRRIDGFEVRVEPVAVKTEPSPSITPPPAPEPQVAPRAMLKVLSPAEVVSKLEERKERDHAVQRLSESEEEQKKKVEAEKSSTKVEKAKNHDSKPADEANTQESPSKLADIRDKHMIQLVTRRLCCRICQHKGALEHLDNCHYHSKISLLLHTRWRHQQQRGSPIRCRQCDNQFPRLYKLILHQKLTGHKGTIDKSVNDGGTEPDAINSEDQGHGVLPKKQRKRKPRSQCFTRRRK comes from the exons ATGACCACGCTCCTGCCGACGTCTCAATCGACCGGGGTTGAGGCGTACGAGGACATGTTCAAGGAGATCACCCGGAAGCTGTACGGTGACGAGGCGACGGCCCACGGCCTCTACCCGCACAACACCCAGGTCGCGCAGCTAGCACCGGGTGCACCGTCGGCCCCACCGGACGGTGGTGAACGGTCCTTCACCACCCTCACGCAGATCGGTTACGACGCAGCGACCGGtaccggtcagcagcagcagcagcagcagcaacaaccgcaacaacaacatcctcaGCAGCAATCATCGCAAGTGGCCAGCGGTGACGCGTTCAAGGCCGGTGAACACATTTCGACCGCATTCGGACTGGCCGCACTGATGCAGGGTGGCTTTCCACCTCCCGGGACCATCCTGAACCCGGTCAACTTCCCACCGGGCACCAGCAAAACGCCGACAA ACATTTCGGGACCATCCGGTGAAGATCGATGGgctggccatcatcagcagcaggcgtcAGCAGACGAGCAAGGATCCTGGCACGCTGGTAAACACTCGGCCAGTCCGGCAACGTCCTCGTATCGTGGAAAATCgtacaaaaaaccgaaaacggaacggcACGACGGTGGTTCACCGGTGACGGCCGGTGGCTTGAACATACCGAGCACGGCCGACCGGAGCAAGGGAAATAATGGGGGTGGCGCCAGTGGTGGCTACAGTGCCACTGGTGCTTCCACTTCAacagtggcggcagcagccactggcagcaccggtggcggtgtaaCACCGATCAAACGGTACACCTGTTCCAGCTGCCCGTACACGACGGATCGGCGCGATCTGTTTACGCGCCACGAAAACATTCACAAGGAGGAGAAACCGTTCCAGTGTTACGCCTGCCTCAAACCGTTCAATCGGGCCGACCACGTGAAGAAACACTTTCTCCGGATGCACCGGGAGCTGGAGTACGATATCGCCAAAACACGGCGCTATCCACCGGGAACATCATCCTCGTccacgtcatcatcgtcgtcgtcggcgtcggcgtcggtaTCCGCTGGTTCGTCTGGTACGAAAAGCGGCGCCTACTACTCGTCGGCTGCTAATGGCAGTGGTGCTGGGGGAGGAGGAACGCATGCCAGTACGGTTACGAGCACCAGTAGCGCGGCCGCTAGTTCCTCTTTGGCTGCGATGCCACTCAACATACCATCCACCGGTAGCTAcactagtggtggtggtggaggtggtctATCGTCGCATGTCCTTGATCATCATGCGATGCTAAACAGTGGCCACTCGAGCCATCTGTTGCAGCTTCAGCAGgctcaccatcagcaccagcagcagcagcaacagcaacagcatcacagcGTACAAACGTCACCTCATGCACTGCAGTCGATTAGCGTGAAGCAGGAAAAGACGACCACACTGCTGAACACGTCCGGCAGTTCCGTGGGCAGTCTCGGTGAGGACAAATCTTTCCCCAAGAAGGTGAAAGGGGAGAAGAAGTTCTCTTGCGCCTTCTGTCCCTGGGCGG GTACTGATAACTGGGGTCTGAAGCGACAtctaaacacacacaccaaaccGTACGTGTGTCTCCTGTGTGACTACAAAGCGGCCCGATCGGAACGGTTGGCAACGCACGTGTTCAAGGTGCACAACCGGAAGGCGTGCGGCAAGTGTAACTTCATCGCCGACGATCAGTCCCAGCTCGACGCTCATCTGCACGAAGCCCA cctTTTACACATGCAAGCGGTCGGACGTAATAAGGCTTCAGTCACGCAGGATTTTCATAACGCGGGAGGCGGAGACTACAACGGTATTAACGGCCACGCAagtccaccatcatcatcaccctcgGCGAAGGCGGCGACGATGGACAGGAAGAACGGCGCTAATACCGAAGGCAGCGATGGTGGCAGTGTCAAGATACCGGCGACGTCGTCGCTGGCCTCGCTGCTCGGTGGCGATCAGCTTTCGTTCCTACAGCTTCTGGCAACGGCGGCCGTCGCccagcagcacctgcagctTCAATCCGGTCAGCATaacaagaagcagcaccagcagcatcaacagccaCATCTCATCCAGCCCAAACAACCATCGATGACGAACGGTTCGTACTCCTCACCGATGGCTTCGTCGCCTCCCGCGACCTCAACaccacatcagcatcagcacaacagcagcagcagcagcagcatcagcaacaacgcgCACAGTACAAATGGTGGCACTCTCGTCGCCGCACAGCCATTACCCCTGGTCAAGCGACGCCGGACGACCAACAATGAATTATCGAACGACAAGGAGAACCTACTTTACCGCAAAACCACCATGGCCAGTGGTGTGATCGTGAACAACAGCAGCCTGATCGCGAACGGTGTAACAATCGCGGCTACTGCTAGCCTACCCACGATCACCAATGGACGCAATGGTGTTAaaaatggccatcatcatcatcatcaccatcacaacaacaacaacaacaacaatagcagcaccaacaataAGAATATAAACGATATTTTTGATAAAGTGTATAAGAAACCACAGAGCACGTTTGCGAAACAGCAGCCGATCctgcgcaccgcaccaccgtcCGCGATCGAGGAGGATGGCACCGGTCCCCCGCCACCCCCGGTGGCCACTGATTACACCGATCCGGCGAACCAGTACGGGACGGAGAAGTTTTCTTTGGCCGAGTTCCTAAAGAACCATACCgaggtttcgatttcgacCGTCGGTGGAGCTGCTGTAACGAATACGGGCAAGGAGGATGGAAAGGCGAACcgtacagcaccaccactctcCTCGCCCTCGATCGACGACGTTGAGGAAGAGGGTCACGATAGTTCCTGCTCCGGTTCCAGCTCCTCGAGCTCCTCCTTCACTTCCTCCTCCCGGAAGCGCAAGGCCGACAACGGTGAGCGTAATCCgcgcaaacaacagcaaccgcggCGAATTGACGGGTTCGAGGTACGGGTGGAACCGGTGGCAGTGAAAACAGAACCATCGCCTTCGATaacaccacctccagcaccggAACCGCAGGTAGCGCCACGGGCTATGCTGAAAGTCCTGTCACCGGCCGAAGTAGTCAGCAAGCTAGAGGAGCGAAAGGAACGTGATCACGCGGTGCAGCGGCTATCCGAGtcagaggaggagcagaagaagaaagttgaAGCGGAAAAATCATCAACGAAAGTAGAAAAGGCGAAGAATCACGACAGCAAACCGGCGGACGAAGCGAACACACAAGAGAGTCCCAGCAAGCTGGCCGATATACGGGATAAGCATATGATACAGCTCGTCACACGGCGGCTCTGCTGCCGTATCTGCCAGCATAAAGGTGCGCTGGAGCATCTGGACAATTGTCATTATCACAGCAAGATCTCGCTTCTGCTTCACACTCGCTggcgccatcagcagcagcgcggcagCCCGATCCGGTGCCGCCAGTGTGACAACCAGTTCCCGCGGCTCTACAAGCTTATCCTGCACCAGAAACTAACCGGCCATAAGGGTACCATCGATAAGTCGGTGAATGATGGTGGTACCGAACCGGATGCCATCAACAGCGAAGACCAAGGGCACGGGGTTCTACCAAAGAAGCAGCGAAAGCGCAAACCACGCAGCCAGTGCTTTACGCGACGCCGGAAGTGA